CACATAATATGCTCATATCCTGATTTAAAGATTAAACCAAATTAACAGTGTTGTCTTTGTTTTCAGGAACAAAAAATCCCGGGTCATTCTTGGGGCTCACTCAATAACCAAGAAAGAGCCTGAAAAACAGATAATGTTTGTTAAGAAAGAGGTTCCCTATCCATGCTATGACCAGGACACACATGAGGGTGATCTTAAACTTCTAAAGGTACAAACCTTTGATTATTACTTTTGATTGATTTAAAAGTCACAGAAGCACCTACAATCTGGCCACCTATGTGGAAACCTTTCTGGGTGTCCCTATAGATACAGACTAGAGCTGCATAAGGGGGTCCCTGAGGGTTGGGctagaatttaaattaaaatgtgacaCTTTTAATTATCTCCTTCTGTAACTCTTTTTGCTTGTCTTCCAACAGctaaacaaaaaagcaacaattaataaaaatgtgGCTATCCTTCATCTCCCTAAAGTAGGGGATGATGTGAAGCCCGGAACTATGTGTCGAGTTGCAGGGTGGGGAAAGTTTCACAATAATTCACCTGCGTCTGATGTTTTGAGAGAAGTCAATGTCACTGTCATAGACAGAAAAATCTGCAATGATCAAGGGCATTATAATTATCAACCTGTGATTGGACTGAATATGATTTGTGCTGGAACACTCAAAGGTGGAAAAGACTCCTGCGATGTAAGTGAAATAGGACCCCAAATTTTAGCTGTTGGACTAATTCATGCAGATATAGAGAACATAAATTCATGCTTTGTCTTGTCATGGCATTAACTTCTACAGGGTCCTAGCACTTTTTCAAAGGAGTTTGATAAAACTCCAGTCATATAAATTCATGTTCTCAGCTCAGGTGAGTTGTTCATCAAAAATAGCAAGTTCATTGCTAGTGCATGGGTTGAACTACTACATCTTCTTGATTTCATATCAAAAACCACTGAGAAAcaattttttccacttttcatattaatatatgaaactgaaaaatacataattttttccacttttcatattaatatatcaaaactaaaaaatatataacaggAGAGTTGAAGTCAGGGTACCTCTAGGGCCTTCAGTGCCTTTTCTCTACCTCAGTAACCACCCCCCCAAAATTCCTCTGCCCTTTAACCAGGCAAGTCTGAAATGCCTGCATTCCCAAGACTGACTGAAGATCTCAGGATAGACCTCCTAGAACCAAGCTCAGCCCCCAGGAAACAACTTCCAAGCATGACCCATACCAGAGATCATGGAAGCCTCCTTGCCAGTATCCCCTTAGAAGGGCTGGGACAGGGATCTGCTTAAAG
The sequence above is a segment of the Camelus ferus isolate YT-003-E chromosome 3, BCGSAC_Cfer_1.0, whole genome shotgun sequence genome. Coding sequences within it:
- the GZMA gene encoding granzyme A → MRNSTFPAATLSVVIFLLLIPEDFSIKIIGGNQVTPHSRPYMVLLQGKDICAGALIAKDWVLTAAHCVLNKKSRVILGAHSITKKEPEKQIMFVKKEVPYPCYDQDTHEGDLKLLKLNKKATINKNVAILHLPKVGDDVKPGTMCRVAGWGKFHNNSPASDVLREVNVTVIDRKICNDQGHYNYQPVIGLNMICAGTLKGGKDSCDGDSGSPLICDGSLRGITSFGIPGKCGDPRGPGIYTLLSKKFLNWIVKTVKHAV